A genomic stretch from Malus domestica chromosome 15, GDT2T_hap1 includes:
- the LOC114821634 gene encoding uncharacterized protein isoform X3, which translates to MLGHGEETPSRFELLSMVKKHSNLLGKTVIVADEDDTSDVELDHRFWHDMLDLYFVRGKDSRGRQDDDLVFFVRKLSYYGYGFNDGKEGVSPYFVRRWAHKLDDLIGESNVDVDWRRSFYLNLIAHTSFTVTVAICSHQDLRNHQAEQGIPLSPIYKVVKTVYASPSRVDFQLDSKKVLTETDHCYCVILNAHDGAAFPRVREVDECSSSDSSSLRIETNSAKTKNTKLTLFSGFVSYQMVRDAYDAGKSRFGNLLGHSPGKTDKLYMKGPGGRGEVEVAVSGVADQSQQDLGPFSPVISKTGFGIGSIVRKAASVASVAAKNAYAAASSTHSFDDEMVPLKCCLMSISLPWEQIAHDLLFKGTPPVTL; encoded by the exons ATGCTCGGTCATGGAGAAGAAACCCCCTCCAG ATTTGAATTGCTGAGTATGGTGAAGAAGCACTCGAACTTGTTGGGGAAAACAGTGATAGTCGCGGACGAGGACGACACTTCCGATGTCGAATTGGACCACAGATTCTGGCACGATATGTTGGATTTGTACTTCGTACGCGGTAAAGATTCCAGAGGACGTCAGGACGATGATCTCGTCTTCTTCGTCAGAAAATTG AGCTATTATGGGTATGGATTTAATGACGGCAAGGAAGGTGTTTCTCCGTACTTTGTACGCAGGTGGGCACATAAG TTGGATGACTTGATTGGGGAAAGTAATGTGGATGTGGATTGGAGGCGTTCGTTTTACTTGAACTTGATTGCTCACACTTCATTCACTGTAACAGTGGCTATTTGCAG TCATCAGGACCTTCGGAATCATCAAGCTGAGCAAGGTATACCATTATCTCCAATATATAAG GTTGTAAAGACTGTTTATGCATCTCCAAGCCGTGTCGATTTTCAGTTGGACTCGAAAAAG GTCTTGACTGAAACAGACCATTGCTACTGTGTAATTCTCAATGCACACGATGGGGCAGCATTTCCTAGGGTAAGGGAGGTGGATGAATGCAGTTCTAGTGATAGTTCCTCTTTGAGGATTGAGACAAATTCTGCAAAGACGAAAAATACTAAG CTGACTCTTTTTTCAGGATTCGTTAGCTATCAAATGGTCCGAGATGCATATGATG CTGGCAAGTCTCGATTTGGGAATCTGCTTGGTCATTCCCCTGGCAAAACAGACAAACTTTACATGAAAGGTCCCGGAGGACGTGGGGAAGTTGAAGTAGCTGTTTCTGGTGTTGCAG ATCAAAGCCAACAAGATCTGGGTCCTTTTTCACCTGTTATATCCAAGACAGGATTCGGGATTGGCTCCATTGTTCGCAAAGCAGCTTCTGTTGCATCTGTGGCTGCGAAGAATGCCTATGCAGCTGCTTCTTCTACCCATAGTTTTGATGATGAGATGGTACCTCTCAAATGTTGCTTAATGTCCATTTCATTACCCTGGGAACAGATTGCACATGATCTTCTCTTTAAG GGTACTCCTCCAGTGACATTGTAA
- the LOC114821634 gene encoding uncharacterized protein isoform X2: MLGHGEETPSRFELLSMVKKHSNLLGKTVIVADEDDTSDVELDHRFWHDMLDLYFVRGKDSRGRQDDDLVFFVRKLSYYGYGFNDGKEGVSPYFVRRWAHKLDDLIGESNVDVDWRRSFYLNLIAHTSFTVTVAICSHQDLRNHQAEQGIPLSPIYKVVKTVYASPSRVDFQLDSKKAMETTPAYPDICFAIDDFDSTFDAVVLTETDHCYCVILNAHDGAAFPRVREVDECSSSDSSSLRIETNSAKTKNTKLTLFSGFVSYQMVRDAYDAGKSRFGNLLGHSPGKTDKLYMKGPGGRGEVEVAVSGVADQSQQDLGPFSPVISKTGFGIGSIVRKAASVASVAAKNAYAAASSTHSFDDEMVPLKCCLMSISLPWEQIAHDLLFKGTPPVTL, translated from the exons ATGCTCGGTCATGGAGAAGAAACCCCCTCCAG ATTTGAATTGCTGAGTATGGTGAAGAAGCACTCGAACTTGTTGGGGAAAACAGTGATAGTCGCGGACGAGGACGACACTTCCGATGTCGAATTGGACCACAGATTCTGGCACGATATGTTGGATTTGTACTTCGTACGCGGTAAAGATTCCAGAGGACGTCAGGACGATGATCTCGTCTTCTTCGTCAGAAAATTG AGCTATTATGGGTATGGATTTAATGACGGCAAGGAAGGTGTTTCTCCGTACTTTGTACGCAGGTGGGCACATAAG TTGGATGACTTGATTGGGGAAAGTAATGTGGATGTGGATTGGAGGCGTTCGTTTTACTTGAACTTGATTGCTCACACTTCATTCACTGTAACAGTGGCTATTTGCAG TCATCAGGACCTTCGGAATCATCAAGCTGAGCAAGGTATACCATTATCTCCAATATATAAG GTTGTAAAGACTGTTTATGCATCTCCAAGCCGTGTCGATTTTCAGTTGGACTCGAAAAAGGCAA TGGAGACAACACCTGCTTATCCAGATATTTGTTTTGCAATCGATGACTTTGACTCCACTTTTGATGCTGTG GTCTTGACTGAAACAGACCATTGCTACTGTGTAATTCTCAATGCACACGATGGGGCAGCATTTCCTAGGGTAAGGGAGGTGGATGAATGCAGTTCTAGTGATAGTTCCTCTTTGAGGATTGAGACAAATTCTGCAAAGACGAAAAATACTAAG CTGACTCTTTTTTCAGGATTCGTTAGCTATCAAATGGTCCGAGATGCATATGATG CTGGCAAGTCTCGATTTGGGAATCTGCTTGGTCATTCCCCTGGCAAAACAGACAAACTTTACATGAAAGGTCCCGGAGGACGTGGGGAAGTTGAAGTAGCTGTTTCTGGTGTTGCAG ATCAAAGCCAACAAGATCTGGGTCCTTTTTCACCTGTTATATCCAAGACAGGATTCGGGATTGGCTCCATTGTTCGCAAAGCAGCTTCTGTTGCATCTGTGGCTGCGAAGAATGCCTATGCAGCTGCTTCTTCTACCCATAGTTTTGATGATGAGATGGTACCTCTCAAATGTTGCTTAATGTCCATTTCATTACCCTGGGAACAGATTGCACATGATCTTCTCTTTAAG GGTACTCCTCCAGTGACATTGTAA
- the LOC114821634 gene encoding uncharacterized protein isoform X1 — MLGHGEETPSRFELLSMVKKHSNLLGKTVIVADEDDTSDVELDHRFWHDMLDLYFVRGKDSRGRQDDDLVFFVRKLSYYGYGFNDGKEGVSPYFVRRWAHKLDDLIGESNVDVDWRRSFYLNLIAHTSFTVTVAICSHQDLRNHQAEQGIPLSPIYKVVKTVYASPSRVDFQLDSKKEVETTPAYPDICFAIDDFDSTFDAVVLTETDHCYCVILNAHDGAAFPRVREVDECSSSDSSSLRIETNSAKTKNTKLTLFSGFVSYQMVRDAYDAGKSRFGNLLGHSPGKTDKLYMKGPGGRGEVEVAVSGVADQSQQDLGPFSPVISKTGFGIGSIVRKAASVASVAAKNAYAAASSTHSFDDEMVPLKCCLMSISLPWEQIAHDLLFKGTPPVTL; from the exons ATGCTCGGTCATGGAGAAGAAACCCCCTCCAG ATTTGAATTGCTGAGTATGGTGAAGAAGCACTCGAACTTGTTGGGGAAAACAGTGATAGTCGCGGACGAGGACGACACTTCCGATGTCGAATTGGACCACAGATTCTGGCACGATATGTTGGATTTGTACTTCGTACGCGGTAAAGATTCCAGAGGACGTCAGGACGATGATCTCGTCTTCTTCGTCAGAAAATTG AGCTATTATGGGTATGGATTTAATGACGGCAAGGAAGGTGTTTCTCCGTACTTTGTACGCAGGTGGGCACATAAG TTGGATGACTTGATTGGGGAAAGTAATGTGGATGTGGATTGGAGGCGTTCGTTTTACTTGAACTTGATTGCTCACACTTCATTCACTGTAACAGTGGCTATTTGCAG TCATCAGGACCTTCGGAATCATCAAGCTGAGCAAGGTATACCATTATCTCCAATATATAAG GTTGTAAAGACTGTTTATGCATCTCCAAGCCGTGTCGATTTTCAGTTGGACTCGAAAAAG GAAGTGGAGACAACACCTGCTTATCCAGATATTTGTTTTGCAATCGATGACTTTGACTCCACTTTTGATGCTGTG GTCTTGACTGAAACAGACCATTGCTACTGTGTAATTCTCAATGCACACGATGGGGCAGCATTTCCTAGGGTAAGGGAGGTGGATGAATGCAGTTCTAGTGATAGTTCCTCTTTGAGGATTGAGACAAATTCTGCAAAGACGAAAAATACTAAG CTGACTCTTTTTTCAGGATTCGTTAGCTATCAAATGGTCCGAGATGCATATGATG CTGGCAAGTCTCGATTTGGGAATCTGCTTGGTCATTCCCCTGGCAAAACAGACAAACTTTACATGAAAGGTCCCGGAGGACGTGGGGAAGTTGAAGTAGCTGTTTCTGGTGTTGCAG ATCAAAGCCAACAAGATCTGGGTCCTTTTTCACCTGTTATATCCAAGACAGGATTCGGGATTGGCTCCATTGTTCGCAAAGCAGCTTCTGTTGCATCTGTGGCTGCGAAGAATGCCTATGCAGCTGCTTCTTCTACCCATAGTTTTGATGATGAGATGGTACCTCTCAAATGTTGCTTAATGTCCATTTCATTACCCTGGGAACAGATTGCACATGATCTTCTCTTTAAG GGTACTCCTCCAGTGACATTGTAA